The proteins below are encoded in one region of Clostridium pasteurianum DSM 525 = ATCC 6013:
- the istA gene encoding IS21 family transposase, which translates to MIDLNQKQDIILKHIREGKSQRQISKETGICRETIRKYVRDYENKLIEVNDDLGEIDKINIINDITSKPKYISSPRVKKALTDEVIERLKQFLRENEQKRLSGLSKQQKKKIDMYEVLLEEGYNISYPSVVNAVNSIERKKREAYIRQEYSPGDIVEFDFGVVKLQMNDGTIKEFQLAVFTAAYSNYRWARLFPKQNTGCFLEAHASFFKHIKGNHRTVVYDNTRVAVGKFVGHTEKEPTDALLKLSLYYKFRFRFCNAYSGNEKGHVERSVEFIRRKAFSREHTFISLNEANAYLDEVLNKLNSRTLSNSNKSPFQLLDDEREYLLPDMPLYETASISDLRVNKYSTIMVDSCYYSVPDDYVGTMVRCKIYTTKILVFYNEKEIATHDKVYGMNLWHIDIMHYSKTLFRKPKALINSTAFNQMDNVLKEIYSKYFNSNDRDFVKLIELVGNYGLVTINNAIKNLQEVCPTNISIDKIEFICSRKDDPKIIYLEDHDDEIMNNSLNILNEFNSLLKQ; encoded by the coding sequence GTGATAGATTTGAATCAAAAACAGGATATTATATTAAAACATATTAGAGAAGGTAAATCTCAAAGACAAATAAGTAAAGAAACAGGAATATGTAGAGAGACCATAAGAAAATATGTTAGAGACTACGAAAATAAGCTTATTGAAGTAAATGATGACTTAGGTGAAATAGACAAAATTAATATTATTAATGATATAACATCTAAACCTAAATATATTTCATCTCCAAGAGTTAAAAAGGCTTTAACCGATGAGGTTATAGAAAGGCTTAAACAATTTTTAAGAGAGAATGAACAGAAACGATTAAGTGGATTATCTAAACAGCAGAAGAAAAAAATTGATATGTATGAGGTTTTGCTTGAAGAAGGCTATAATATCAGCTATCCATCTGTGGTAAATGCTGTAAACAGCATAGAAAGGAAAAAACGCGAAGCGTATATACGTCAGGAATACTCTCCAGGAGATATAGTAGAATTTGATTTTGGAGTAGTGAAATTACAAATGAATGATGGCACTATAAAGGAATTTCAATTGGCAGTATTTACGGCAGCTTACAGCAATTATAGATGGGCTAGATTATTTCCAAAACAGAATACAGGATGCTTTTTAGAAGCCCATGCTTCATTCTTTAAACATATTAAAGGTAACCACAGAACAGTTGTTTATGATAATACTAGAGTTGCCGTAGGTAAGTTTGTAGGGCATACAGAAAAAGAACCAACAGATGCTCTTCTAAAGCTGTCGCTATATTATAAATTCAGATTTAGATTTTGCAATGCTTACAGTGGTAATGAAAAAGGGCATGTAGAGAGAAGTGTAGAATTTATACGAAGGAAAGCATTTTCAAGAGAGCATACATTTATATCATTAAATGAAGCTAACGCTTATCTTGATGAAGTGCTAAATAAATTAAATTCAAGAACCTTATCTAATTCAAATAAGTCACCGTTTCAACTATTAGATGATGAACGAGAGTACTTATTACCGGATATGCCTCTATATGAAACAGCTTCTATTTCAGATCTAAGAGTAAATAAATATTCAACGATTATGGTAGATTCCTGTTATTACTCTGTACCAGATGATTATGTAGGCACAATGGTACGATGTAAGATATATACCACTAAAATTTTAGTTTTTTATAATGAAAAAGAAATAGCTACACATGATAAAGTTTATGGTATGAACTTGTGGCATATAGATATTATGCATTATTCTAAAACGCTTTTTAGAAAGCCAAAAGCACTTATTAATAGCACAGCCTTTAATCAAATGGATAATGTGCTAAAAGAAATTTACTCTAAATATTTTAACAGTAATGACCGAGATTTTGTGAAACTTATTGAATTAGTTGGTAACTATGGTCTTGTAACTATTAATAATGCCATCAAAAATCTACAGGAAGTATGCCCAACTAATATAAGTATTGATAAAATTGAATTTATCTGTTCTAGAAAGGATGATCCTAAAATTATATATCTGGAAGATCATGATGATGAAATTATGAATAATTCACTTAATATTTTAAATGAATTTAACAGTCTTCTAAAGCAGTAA
- the istB gene encoding IS21-like element helper ATPase IstB — translation MDAKNSFISDIKTYAKIMKLGVIKSDIEQSIEDANTNNLSYEEFLYGLLQKECDIRKYNLTQSRIRTASFPYKKYLEDLSIEDLPADAQLKLKHLSGLKFIKDGQNVILSGNCGTGKTHIAIALGIKACLEGYKVLFTTVPLFITQLKELKSTKSLRGYQNKLSKYDLVILDEFGYISSDKEGAELLFTNISLRAGQKSTIITTNLSFDRWGEIFGDPVMTAAMTDRLTHKSYVVNMNGNSYRMKETKAWLDTLEN, via the coding sequence ATGGATGCTAAGAATTCATTTATTAGTGATATAAAAACATATGCTAAAATAATGAAGCTGGGAGTTATAAAAAGTGATATTGAACAGTCAATTGAAGATGCTAACACTAATAACCTTAGTTATGAGGAATTCCTATATGGACTTCTTCAAAAGGAATGTGATATAAGAAAGTATAATTTGACTCAAAGCAGAATTAGAACAGCCAGTTTCCCCTATAAAAAATATTTAGAAGATTTATCAATTGAAGATTTACCAGCTGACGCTCAATTGAAGTTAAAGCACCTTAGCGGCTTAAAATTCATAAAGGACGGGCAGAACGTAATTCTTTCTGGAAACTGTGGAACAGGGAAAACACACATTGCTATCGCATTAGGAATAAAGGCATGTTTAGAAGGATATAAAGTATTATTTACAACTGTACCTCTTTTTATTACACAATTAAAAGAATTAAAATCTACTAAAAGTTTAAGAGGATATCAAAATAAACTTTCTAAATATGATTTAGTTATATTAGATGAATTTGGATATATATCTTCTGACAAAGAGGGGGCGGAGCTCCTGTTTACTAATATCTCTTTAAGAGCAGGCCAAAAATCCACAATAATTACAACTAATCTTTCTTTTGACAGGTGGGGTGAAATATTTGGCGATCCTGTGATGACTGCTGCAATGACCGATAGGTTGACTCACAAATCTTACGTTGTTAACATGAATGGAAATTCTTATAGAATGAAAGAAACTAAGGCTTGGTTAGACACTCTTGAAAACTAA
- a CDS encoding Mu transposase domain-containing protein, whose amino-acid sequence MAEHYGTAVILARVRKPKDKPNAEGTVGVISTWIIVALRHQKFFSLRELNEAISSKLYEFNNKPFQKKPGSRLSTFLEEEKLALIPLPKTQYELSTWKIATVQFNYHINVEKMNYSVPYEYIKHKVDARITRNIIEVFYNNHRICSHPKLHGREGQYSTVEEHIPEDHKKYITWNAERFISWAKSIGPNTTIVIKAILSMHKIEQQGVFYT is encoded by the coding sequence ATGGCTGAGCATTATGGAACAGCAGTAATTCTAGCTCGTGTTAGAAAACCCAAAGATAAGCCTAATGCCGAAGGCACTGTAGGTGTTATCTCCACTTGGATTATTGTAGCACTTCGTCATCAAAAATTCTTTTCACTTAGAGAATTGAATGAAGCTATAAGCTCAAAATTATATGAATTCAATAATAAGCCATTCCAAAAGAAGCCTGGAAGCAGGCTAAGTACTTTTCTTGAAGAAGAAAAATTAGCACTTATTCCGTTACCAAAAACTCAATATGAATTATCTACATGGAAAATTGCCACAGTTCAATTTAATTACCATATAAATGTGGAGAAAATGAACTATAGTGTTCCTTATGAATATATTAAACATAAAGTAGATGCACGAATTACACGTAATATAATTGAAGTTTTTTATAACAATCATCGTATTTGTTCCCACCCCAAATTACACGGCCGAGAAGGCCAATATAGTACTGTTGAAGAACACATACCTGAAGACCATAAAAAATATATTACTTGGAATGCAGAAAGATTTATTTCATGGGCAAAGAGTATTGGTCCTAATACTACTATAGTTATAAAGGCCATTCTTTCCATGCATAAGATAGAACAGCAAGGTGTATTTTATACATAA
- a CDS encoding helix-turn-helix domain-containing protein, protein MTRYREILRLYNQGISQRSIALSCECSRNTVSRTLKRAEACGIGWPLPQDMSDDELIKNFFHNEFSLLQEDFQTVSISTRKWLKVV, encoded by the coding sequence ATGACCAGATATAGAGAAATACTACGATTGTATAATCAAGGTATTAGTCAGCGTAGTATTGCATTAAGTTGCGAGTGTTCTCGCAACACCGTATCAAGGACTTTAAAACGTGCTGAAGCTTGTGGAATTGGATGGCCATTACCTCAAGATATGTCAGATGATGAGTTGATTAAAAACTTTTTCCACAACGAATTCTCTCTTCTTCAAGAAGACTTCCAGACTGTGAGTATATCCACAAGGAAATGGCTAAAAGTGGTGTAA
- a CDS encoding Yip1 family protein, giving the protein MEDTNNIENITFTEKLKNFFIHPIQIFAQYNKKRFYALKLLIILIITAMYGAVQSIMAKPYLQKYYDDLTKNMSSDQASIVKSTTSVISSIPVIIITTIIIALITIFIASFVYMLFIKAAKGKIKYGQVVSIYTTAYMATVIGLIIKILYMLISKKPMNISAQTNPNYINTILKSYDIFTIWQWVLMAIGISTVAKISKKKSAIIVIILALILICIVVVPLMLKK; this is encoded by the coding sequence ATGGAAGATACAAATAATATTGAAAATATAACGTTTACTGAAAAATTAAAGAATTTTTTTATCCATCCAATCCAAATTTTTGCTCAATATAATAAAAAACGATTTTATGCACTTAAACTCTTAATAATACTTATAATAACTGCTATGTATGGGGCAGTACAGAGCATTATGGCTAAACCGTATTTACAAAAATACTATGATGATTTAACTAAAAATATGAGTTCTGATCAAGCTAGTATAGTAAAGAGTACCACTAGTGTTATCTCTTCTATACCAGTAATAATAATAACAACTATAATAATTGCTCTAATAACAATATTTATAGCTTCTTTTGTATATATGTTATTCATAAAAGCAGCAAAAGGCAAAATTAAATATGGACAGGTAGTATCAATTTATACTACTGCTTATATGGCTACAGTTATAGGTTTAATAATAAAAATTTTATATATGCTTATAAGTAAAAAACCGATGAATATTTCAGCACAAACTAATCCTAATTATATTAATACAATATTAAAATCATATGATATATTCACTATATGGCAATGGGTATTAATGGCTATAGGAATTTCTACAGTAGCAAAGATATCTAAAAAGAAAAGTGCAATAATAGTAATTATTTTAGCTTTGATATTAATATGTATAGTAGTAGTTCCTTTAATGTTAAAAAAATAA
- a CDS encoding GntR family transcriptional regulator: MIFDKSIPIYIQISEYIKSNIINGKLKSGEKLPSIRKLANELRVNINTVSRAYYELKLDEIIYVERKGLGYFVTSNNYIINKLKLDSLEKITEIFINNIINLRFSNDEIIYMVKQRMINNNSTIH, from the coding sequence ATGATTTTTGATAAAAGTATACCAATTTATATTCAAATTAGTGAATACATAAAATCAAATATAATAAATGGGAAACTTAAATCAGGCGAAAAGCTTCCGTCTATACGAAAATTGGCCAATGAATTAAGAGTCAATATAAATACTGTTTCTAGAGCTTATTATGAACTTAAATTAGATGAAATTATTTATGTAGAAAGAAAAGGATTAGGATATTTTGTAACATCAAATAATTATATAATAAATAAATTAAAACTTGATAGTTTGGAGAAAATTACTGAAATTTTTATTAATAATATTATAAATTTAAGATTTTCAAATGATGAAATAATTTATATGGTAAAACAAAGAATGATTAATAACAATAGTACTATACATTAA
- a CDS encoding ABC transporter permease has translation MNLFELIYSAFLSLRAHKFRVFLTMIGIIIGISSVVTILSIGAGLKAQVNQSTQNVSVNTITINFEPEDLNSVSMTTPFQHSDFNDLQNIDGVEKISESTGGLANLLGINENAQFFDKQTSLTMNTYDKQNLNLIYGRRITQEDDSFKNYVIILTEDHANSLFGTDLKQTIGKGINIKGEFFQVIGIQKKDATGLITSYDYIPPFAKTLFENDTSISSIDIKVKQGYDTNSVFKSIQKELKILHPDLKGKYVQADPQAITKSIEKIIGGLTLFIAIVSGISLFVGGIGVMNIMYVSVTERRREIGIRRAIGAKPKTILLQFLIESIFITVLGGILGISIGYGISVIIGLFLPFKPVLTIGTLLGSSITSITVGIIFGIIPAYKAANLNPIKAIYK, from the coding sequence ATGAATTTATTTGAACTTATATATAGCGCCTTCTTAAGTTTACGTGCTCATAAATTTAGAGTTTTCTTAACTATGATTGGAATAATAATTGGAATAAGTTCTGTAGTTACTATTCTTTCTATTGGTGCTGGATTAAAAGCACAAGTAAATCAATCTACACAGAATGTAAGTGTCAATACAATTACCATTAATTTTGAACCAGAAGATTTAAACTCTGTATCCATGACAACACCATTTCAACATAGTGATTTTAATGATTTGCAAAATATTGATGGAGTAGAAAAAATTAGTGAGAGTACTGGAGGATTAGCAAATCTTTTAGGTATTAATGAAAATGCACAATTTTTTGATAAACAAACATCATTAACGATGAATACATATGATAAACAAAATTTAAATTTAATTTATGGAAGGAGAATTACACAGGAAGATGATAGCTTTAAGAACTATGTTATTATTCTTACTGAAGATCATGCAAATTCTTTATTTGGAACAGATTTAAAACAAACAATTGGTAAGGGCATTAATATAAAAGGTGAATTTTTTCAAGTTATTGGTATTCAAAAAAAAGATGCTACTGGACTTATTACATCTTATGATTATATTCCTCCTTTTGCAAAGACACTTTTTGAAAATGATACATCAATTTCTTCAATAGATATCAAGGTTAAGCAAGGATATGATACAAATTCTGTATTTAAATCTATACAAAAGGAATTAAAAATTCTTCATCCAGATTTAAAAGGAAAATATGTTCAGGCTGATCCTCAAGCAATAACAAAATCTATAGAAAAAATTATAGGTGGATTAACTCTATTCATTGCCATTGTATCAGGAATTTCATTATTTGTTGGCGGAATTGGAGTAATGAACATAATGTATGTATCTGTTACAGAAAGACGCAGAGAAATAGGAATTAGACGTGCCATAGGTGCAAAACCCAAGACTATATTATTACAATTTTTAATTGAATCTATTTTTATTACTGTACTTGGTGGAATTCTTGGAATTAGTATAGGTTATGGTATATCTGTAATTATAGGATTATTTTTACCATTTAAACCTGTTTTAACAATAGGAACATTACTAGGATCTTCAATTACATCTATTACTGTAGGAATAATTTTTGGAATTATTCCAGCGTATAAAGCAGCAAACTTAAATCCAATTAAAGCTATATATAAATAA
- a CDS encoding ABC transporter ATP-binding protein produces MQQLLKIKGLSKWYKQGKDHYDVLNKLDFSVEQGSFVIIMGKSGSGKTTLLNTIGLLDEFNEGSYDFKGQDVTKLKEVDRSVFRNNHIGFIFQQFHLIESLTIAQNIELPLLYHGGYTRSKRIEMIKKSLKDVGLEEKFKNYPNELSGGQQQRISIARALVTQSDLILADEPTGALDWKTGLQIIDLLVDLNKQNKTIIMVTHDEDLRKYATRCVYLKDGAFCKEDEI; encoded by the coding sequence ATGCAACAACTACTGAAAATTAAGGGACTATCAAAATGGTATAAACAAGGCAAAGATCATTATGATGTTTTGAATAAACTTGATTTTAGTGTGGAGCAAGGCTCATTTGTTATCATAATGGGTAAATCTGGTAGTGGAAAAACAACGCTTTTAAATACTATAGGTTTACTTGATGAATTTAATGAAGGAAGTTATGACTTTAAAGGACAGGATGTAACTAAACTAAAAGAAGTTGATAGATCTGTTTTTAGAAATAATCATATCGGATTTATATTTCAACAATTTCACTTAATTGAGTCATTGACAATAGCTCAGAATATAGAGCTACCCTTATTATATCATGGAGGATATACCCGTAGTAAAAGAATTGAAATGATTAAGAAAAGCCTTAAAGATGTTGGATTAGAAGAAAAATTCAAAAATTATCCTAATGAGTTATCAGGAGGGCAGCAGCAGCGTATTTCTATTGCCAGAGCTCTTGTTACTCAATCTGATCTTATCCTTGCTGATGAGCCTACTGGTGCCCTTGATTGGAAAACGGGTCTTCAAATAATTGATTTATTAGTTGATTTAAACAAACAAAATAAAACAATTATTATGGTTACTCATGATGAAGACCTTAGGAAATATGCAACACGTTGTGTTTATTTAAAAGATGGAGCATTTTGTAAGGAGGATGAAATATGA
- a CDS encoding efflux RND transporter periplasmic adaptor subunit translates to MQANVYTISSPQNVYLDGEIQYVQQQNFMQDTTKGTIDTINVTDKQQVKKGQALFTYKNDTVIQQYDNLSDQLKNLRSTYKQIQQQLTDISKAQQQVQQAQIDSSVNTTTTTNTTKSSLQSQLDQNNQQQASIKKQLDSIKNNRYTTITAPFDGNISLTAITNTDTNKSILTLTDPKMQVVSNVSEKDVLKLKTGQTVKITVYGTTQDINGTIRSIGTESIQASITQGSTSTASATQSSSISSANVSYYPVYIDIDKQYGFHPGFHVQGTTTAENQLPKIPISSVLNENSKNYVWVVNNSKLKKVEVTTEKLNDTYMQVKSGVNFGDKIISKPTSSMKEGATINATTTEN, encoded by the coding sequence ATGCAAGCTAATGTATATACTATTTCATCACCTCAAAATGTATATTTAGATGGAGAAATACAGTATGTACAGCAACAAAATTTTATGCAAGATACAACTAAAGGGACTATCGATACAATAAATGTTACAGATAAACAACAAGTAAAAAAAGGACAGGCATTATTTACATATAAAAATGATACGGTAATTCAGCAATATGATAATTTATCGGATCAATTAAAAAATCTTCGATCTACATATAAGCAAATTCAGCAACAATTAACCGATATCTCTAAGGCACAACAACAGGTACAGCAAGCACAAATAGATAGTTCTGTTAATACTACAACTACAACTAATACCACAAAATCTTCTTTACAATCACAACTTGATCAAAATAATCAGCAACAGGCAAGCATAAAAAAACAGTTAGATAGTATTAAGAATAATCGTTATACTACAATTACTGCACCTTTTGATGGCAATATTTCTTTAACTGCAATTACTAATACAGATACAAATAAGTCTATTTTAACTTTAACTGATCCTAAAATGCAGGTAGTTTCCAATGTTAGTGAGAAAGATGTATTAAAGTTAAAAACAGGTCAAACAGTTAAAATTACTGTGTATGGAACAACTCAAGATATTAACGGTACTATTCGTTCAATTGGGACTGAATCTATACAAGCATCTATAACACAAGGAAGTACAAGTACAGCGTCTGCAACACAATCATCAAGCATTTCATCAGCGAATGTGTCTTATTATCCTGTATATATAGATATTGATAAACAATATGGTTTTCATCCTGGTTTTCATGTTCAAGGAACTACTACTGCTGAAAATCAATTGCCTAAAATACCAATTTCATCAGTTTTAAATGAAAATAGTAAAAATTACGTATGGGTTGTTAATAATAGCAAGTTGAAAAAAGTTGAAGTTACTACTGAAAAGTTGAATGATACATATATGCAAGTAAAAAGTGGGGTAAACTTTGGAGATAAGATTATTAGTAAGCCAACATCATCAATGAAGGAAGGAGCTACAATTAATGCAACAACTACTGAAAATTAA